In the Bacteroidales bacterium genome, one interval contains:
- a CDS encoding membrane lipoprotein lipid attachment site-containing protein produces MKKIIFILFSIFLLASCEDHNFPWTKKYKVLYKASGTSKKFSISYYNVDGLKCDTVSSVEWTYNFKARQHSYLALHIKNLDTLTANSYVEGRITVSNNQEYYDKNTLIVDLSGSIE; encoded by the coding sequence ATGAAAAAAATAATCTTTATATTATTTTCAATCTTTTTACTCGCAAGTTGCGAAGACCATAATTTTCCGTGGACCAAAAAATACAAAGTGCTTTATAAAGCCAGTGGAACTTCCAAAAAGTTTAGTATCTCTTATTATAATGTTGACGGTTTAAAATGCGACACTGTTTCATCTGTGGAATGGACATATAATTTTAAAGCACGACAACATTCATACCTGGCATTGCACATTAAAAATCTTGATACATTAACAGCTAATTCATATGTTGAAGGCAGGATAACTGTATCAAACAACCAGGAATACTATGATAAAAACACACTGATTGTTGATTTAAGCGGCTCTATTGAATAG